TAATATCCCTCTCTATAGTTACAGTGTAAATATTACCAAAGCCTTTAGCTGACTGACACTTGTGCAGGTGGATTTATCCAAAGCATGTAAGATACTCTGGGGAGGCAGTGGTTTAGTCTGGTTGTATTgcaaaacctaaaaaaaaaataaaatttcagagaaTATTTCAAGAAGTAAGCCTCTCCTGCTTCTGTTGTTTGATCTGGAAATTAATGGTTTAAAATAGTATTAAGTTCTTTCATTCTATAtgaattttcctctttcctcaaCCCCCTAGTGCCAGAACAAACCCCATCCTGGGGCTAGAGCAGGAGCATGAGGAATGGTCCTATGCTCAGACAGGCCAGACACCAACAAGAAGTTAATGCAAACACACAGCAACCATTTACATGAATGAAATTATGCAAATGTACTCTGGGAAATAACATGATTAAATTTACTTTAGTTTTTAACTGTGTTATATTGGCTTATTGAGTCAACTCCCTGTCTCATTATAAATAATAACTCAGGTGGTGGGAATAGAACAAAACCTCATCTCTGCAAGTTTTTGAAAAACACCCCAGCAACCCAATCTCCAGCTTAATATCAGTTTCATGACAAGTGAAAATTAAGGCTTTCCAGCCTAATTCTTCCACACTGTGTGACACTATGAGGATTTATGAACCAAAAATGAAAGTTTCTGCTGGtttacatattttatttcctcataaaataaaatatgagtGACTTTTCTTTTGTTGATTGGTTTGGAAAGTCACTAGAATAGAATAACAaaattgagaggaaaaaaatggggtttAGCACCAGTAGAAAAATGATACTGAAAAGTACTCCAGATATTTTATCTGAGCATTTGTTGATAATGATTTGGCTGGAAAGACTTAAAAACATTATAATTTCATTTGATAGAAATCATTTGTTtgccataaataaataaataaaaccaaaactcaaaactcattgtttttctttaagaCTACAGCACTTTTGTCTCCAACACAATGACTTAATTTATTGCCACACGTTTTATAAGCAGCCAAAGCAGCCAACTCATCCCTTTTCTGGTGTAATTATCTGTTCCATTCACTGTCATATGACTGTCTGCCTCTGGACCCTAAAGCAGCTGGGGttatttatggggttttttgtttgtagtGACTCAATTCTGAGCCTGAAATATAagtatgtaaatatatatatttgaatcATTTATCTGATAAATGAGGTAAAGGCCAATTTTACATCATGTACCACAAAACTATGTGTCTGAGAGATcaacagaaagaggagaaaggtaaagaagggaaaggaaacacaAACAGATGAGTCTGTCTTCAGATCTACAGCTTCACTGTTTGCTCAAcagaagaaaattcaaatattaCCTCAAGCACAGATTCCACTGAAAACCAAGCAAGCGGTATCTACATTTCTTGTTTATATTTCACAATAATTCACATGCATACTGTTTGGTAGCTACATCTCCACAAATAAGCTGGATCTCCAGTGATAAGTTGCCCCTGATCTTCACTTTCACTTAGTGCCTGGGGGACAATGGACaggttttctgctgttgttCTAGGCCCCAGACAAACAAGAAAGGAATAAAGTTTTATATCCCTACAGCCAGGAACTCTTGTCACTTACACAGCTGTAATGGTCATCAGAGCAGTAATAGTGACTAACTGGCAGCTGTAAAAGTGAGTGGAAGTATGGTCTTTTCTCAGTAAAGAGGACCCCTGACACAGGACAATTTCTGACAACAATCAGTGTTACTATCTGCCGAGATCCAGAAGAATTTAAGCCAATAGGAAGGTATCTATTAATCAACTGTTTAAAAAATCTTGCTTAATTCCAGCTAGACAAATTAAAGCCATAAAAGCTGTCTTCTCTCTTTGACAGTCTTGCCATGAGCTGCGTGATTAAATTTAGCCTGTATATCCATACCCAAAGCTGAGGTCATGACTACGATCTCCAGAcctttaaacaaaataaaagctgtgtGTTTACAGGTGCTAGCCATGATTTCAGTGCTCTGTGATGCTGTGagaggctggctgtgcccaggctgctgtcAGTAGCCACAGGTGACACAGTCAGCCCCCAGGTCCCGGCTGGAGCCGTCGATGCCGCGCTCGGCCAGCTCTTGCAGGAAGCtgttcagctgctctgcctgagccTCAGGGAAGGCAGCCGTGTGCACACAGGTGCTGTTGCTGGGGAAATAGGCAGATTTAGCTCCACCGATGGCCACCtcagaggctggaaaagatcaaagatataaataaataaataaataaataagcagcTGAATTCACTTAGCTTTGTCCTGATCTTTGCACACGTACTGGAATTCCAATTTTCTAAAGTCTCCAGCTTGGAATAAAAGTGCCCAGATGCATGCTTGCTTTTATTAAGCCTTGGAAAATAACTAGCAACTGCCCTAGCAGCTAGGCAGTGTCAACAGTAAAATGCTTTCCATTAAGCATAGGAGAGGTAGGGTGGGCTTTTTGTGTATCTATATgcacatttgtttttaaattaaggcAATAACAACAGAGTCATAGAGCCTGCTTTGAGTCACAGATTGAGCAATGGATGCAATGGGAGCAGTCTTACActcccacacagagctgccatgaagatggcagcactgctggctggggCCCAACTGCTGGGCTTTATTGGGTGTACATACAGGTTTGGCCAATTTGCTGAGATTCTTCAACTATTGTTGGAAGATAAGCAGTTTTATATCCTATTGCTGTCTGTTCAGTGGGTCACACAACCCTTGTGCAACATGGGGTTTGTGTTAGGGTGATACCAAttcactgtttttttaaaaaaacaggtCCATCCTCCCACAAACATTTGCATAAATGCCACATTTGGTACCCCAAGATGAAACAGCAGTGCCTTCATGAGAGTATTATAGCTAATGTGTTTTCTTGCTCATAAATTTGCCAGCTCAGCACTGGCTCTCACAATGTCACACATGAGAAGGCTGTCACCAAAAGAgaaacttttccttcctcctaTTTTTTTGAACAGAAGCGAGGAAGCCTTGTGTGAACAGATATATCTGAGGAGCACTCACGGCTGCAGACTGCCAGCACCTTTTCCCCAACCAGCTGCGTGGTCCAGGAGAAGCCTGTGGCATTGCCACACTCCTCAtacagcctgctgctcctgaggaaCTGGAAGTCATAACCCTTGGGAAACAGGGaggggagaaaataaacaaacactgTCTTAGGGCATGACATGGTAGCTGCAAGGGGAAGAAACAGGGCAGGTAAACACAAACACTACAacctctcccagccctgagggATATAAAACCAAGTATAGCAAGAAAATTAGGTTTTACCAAATAAGCAGTTGTAAAGGAAGGAATAGTTGCAGCATTATATAAGGCAGGAACGTTACCTGGTTGCACATGGGTTTGCAGTACTGAGTGTTGTCAATGGTCACACACACCAGCCCCCCGTTTTTTGGGGCCACTGGGCGTGGGCATGGAGGTAGCTGCTTGCAAACTTTTGGgtggataaaaagaaaaaggaaagagagcaAGAAAACAACACCAGAGTGAAAATGGGCATAAAATCTTCCCCTTCCCAAGTAAATTCATTGACCTGTCTCTACCAGCTGGCATCATCAAagcaagcttttttttttttgtttaacattttttcatgcccccactttttttttttttttttggccacaTCCACTGAATTTCCCCCTCACTTTCACTATGACTACAGGATCAGCCCCAGTTACACTTTAGAGGCAGCTCACTGTGGCATTTGCATTCACAGCACTGACATTCAGTGCTATTGTAGCCAAAACTATGCAAATATTTCTTGGAGAAATATGACTGGCATGCCAGCTGCACGACAGCACAGAAGCTCTGGCTGGagggcagagcctgccctgctggccctgtgactgtgctgctgctgagcaccagtgctggggctgcagggacagcaggaccccctgtttgtgctgctctgcctccccaaCCCCAGTGCTCCCTGTTGCTGACACATCTTTTATATTTTGCCCCTCCTCCCCTAAAGAAATGCAGACTCTTGGTTCATTCTGTAGTAGAAAAAATTTCCTCTGTGCTTCTGCTCTGCCCCTTTGTTCAACGCCCAGCAAAGGGGTTGGTTCAGGAGGGGCCTCACATTGCTCCTGAACAGGGCGCAGCAGATCAAGAGTTCCTTGCAGTGTCCATGCCAGGAAATTGACTGAAGCTTTTTCACCCTTGGCAATGATTTCAGGcatgcattttgaaaatttctGTGGAGATAGGGGAGAAAAAGTCTAAGTTGAAAAGGAAAACGTTGGAGCCTTAGAATTAACATATCTGTGAACATAAAGAAGCTCATGTATTTCTAGGTAGCTACTGTTATTTATCTCACTATACTGCTTATGTTCAAGCCACTTTATGTATCTGGAGCAGGGccaaactggaaaatatatCTACAAGGACACTTTTTGGACGAGCAGTATCAGGAGCAAAGCTGTGGTAAGTCAGATGACACTGATGTTTTTCTGCTCTTGTGTGTGcctcccctccccagcgtgTACTTTGTACATTGCCAAAGCAGTACACGAGTTGTGCttgcccagccagggcaggcagacaCAGCAGGAGCCCACCAGCACAGGAGGTGGGTGCAGAACAGACCCTGGGTCAGCCAACCTCTTACCTTGAGAAACCCATTCACATCATCTATGGTTGTACTTTTGCATTCACTTTGACCGGCAAAAGCTCGGATTTTGGTAAAATCTAAAGGACAAGCAGAAGCAGGTACTTAGCTAGGTCATGACTCATcaacaaaccccaaatctcacTTGTGCAGAGGAACTCTCCTTCTACCCTGCCTGTATCCTATCCCACAGTCCTAGTACCAGCTTGTATATCTGAGGTGATCACAGCTCAATTCTGAATAATCTGTACAAATATTGATTTGTTGGAAACAGCAATGTGAGCGCCTGTTTGGGGCCACTCAGGGCTGGGTTCCCAAGCAGGCCCTTCATTTCTCTAAAACAACcctatttaaataatttttagttaTATTCAAGACCATCTTACCTGCAAGAAGAGCTGCTAAACTTAGAACCAACAGTGTTTTCCAGGGGAGGCAGAAGCCGAACATTTCTCCCTGCAGGAGACCACGGGTGATTACTCGTTGCTTGTGGTGCCCCCAGAGCAGtcaggcacagagctgtgtgcctgtgtgtgcctAGCTGCTCACcctgagctcagtgcccagcactgctggatcaAGGATTAGGGGGAGGCACACACTGCCCCACTTGTGGGAAGCACAAGGAGAGCTTGCCAGAACAGTCAGGGGAGGGCAAGGGCACGTCCTCGTTAGGGCACTGAGGcaccctggctctgctgctgccagctccaccGGGAAATGTTCAGATTAACTGGTTACTGTAAACATGTTTAGTGTACGCACTTTCTTGCATGCTCTGGCTCTCACCACCTTCCCATCTGTCTGTGTTtgcctcacacacacacacacacacacacacacaaaaacacataCTTTGATAAAGAAGACATAATAATGCCTTAACTTGTATGTCATGCTCCAAGAGAAAGCTCAGAACATCAAATGTGAACCAATGGGTTATGGTCTGTATCCTACAGCATCCAGAGTTTggctaatttcttttttcttttcttttttttttccttttttttttttttttttttttgatgaagCCATGAACCTCATGTGCTTAAATCCATTTATGGGAAGAGCTGAATAGGTAGCAAAATTGCCACAAAGGTTCCACCTTTTCTACCCTGCACGTTTACTAGCAGATTAATCAAATTGTCGAAGAGGTATGCCTGACTCGTGTGTGAAATGCAGAGTTCAGAGTCACAGCCTGTCACACAtctgcacacactgccaggCTTTGGGACAGCCTCACCTTCCTGCCAACCAGCTGGGCACACGCACCCCCCTCCTCTCCAACAAACCTTTAATGGTTGTTATTGTCGCCACCTGAGCAGAACTGTTCCTTTTGTCTGCAGCTGTTTCTTGTTGTTGAGCACAGACCTTCTGTTTTCATGTCATGGTATGAAAcaaatttcttatttcttaattaattttaaattattttttattttgttttttattaatttgtttttattagtttttaattCACTTACTTTTGCTGGCTGTAGTGTACTACATTATGACCTGGAGCTCCAAACAGCTTACCTTGCTGAGGCTGGCACACACATATTCCATACTCCTTGGAAGATAAGCAATATGCAGCCAGGAAAGCAGTCCCTGGGAAATCTTTGCCAACTCATTCTCTAAGATGCAGGTGGTCTTTAAGGTACTTTCCTGCCAAAATGTACCAGGTGGGTACCCAAGGAGACCCACTGATTAATGTGGTAAGTCCTTGGGAGATCAGAAGGTACACACAAACCTGTTTATCTCAACTTACACAGAACACAGAGCACATTAGCATAATTAATAAAAGTGGAGAGACCTCTGGCTTGACTAGATAGAAATTGTGTTTGTGACATACTTGAAAGGAATAAATGGCTGCTTATTCTTTAATGCTCATCACAAGCACTTccttgccaccaccacatcagTTCGGGAGGCGCTGTATGAAGACATTTATTCAGGAGATAAACACGGGGTGGCAGCACTTCTCCAGCCCCGatttctcagaaggctggctgaAAGCATTAAGTCCCTCTTGGGGCCATACACAGGAAACCCTTGCATTGGAGGATTAAGGATTGGAGGATTAAGCCCTTGCATTGGAGGATTTTGTTGCCTACTGACAAACAAAACTATCACAGAAGACAAACGTGGTCCCACAACCTAAGAGttacaaataaaaatctaaTACTTTTCCACTGAATTTCCATTAATCACAAGGACTTAAGAGTGATCATACACCTATTAACAGGGAAATGCAtacaacaattaaaaaaaaaattatgttggTAAACTAAATTCCTACAAGAGTAGAGGCAGCTGAGTTCAGATGGACCATTTTacagcagcattaaaaaaaaaaaaaaaaggcaacataGAAAAAGATACACCTTTACATACATGgtaagaaaaagctttttattctATGATTGTTGTGTTGTAGGAGAGCGCTTATGTTTCAAAAACACAGTGATTGAAATGCAACAGTAACAGCACATATGCACTGAAGGTGATTTAAATATTACACATATGTTAACATCTTTTATAAAAGAGGCAAAGATACTGTAAGATGCTATTCAGCCTTCTCCCATGAAAGCAGCCCCCAGCTGTACACATTGCTAACTCCAGTAAGGAAATTGGACCCCAGAATTTCCCATTGTCTAATCAGAAGCAACAGATCTGCTGATCCTTAGTCAGAGTTGGG
This genomic interval from Ammospiza nelsoni isolate bAmmNel1 chromosome 8, bAmmNel1.pri, whole genome shotgun sequence contains the following:
- the LOC132075944 gene encoding uncharacterized protein LOC132075944; protein product: MFGFCLPWKTLLVLSLAALLADFTKIRAFAGQSECKSTTIDDVNGFLKKFSKCMPEIIAKGEKASVNFLAWTLQGTLDLLRPVQEQFCKQLPPCPRPVAPKNGGLVCVTIDNTQYCKPMCNQGYDFQFLRSSRLYEECGNATGFSWTTQLVGEKVLAVCSPSEVAIGGAKSAYFPSNSTCVHTAAFPEAQAEQLNSFLQELAERGIDGSSRDLGADCVTCGY